Proteins from a genomic interval of Streptomyces sp. Tu6071:
- a CDS encoding TRAP transporter large permease subunit produces the protein MGIIILIIMAAGVAAMLTRKLPTAFALVLLGVVIALVSGAPLTGKNSVLDTVLQEGAPALAATMIAILLGSWLGKLLDETGIAGTLVRKIVEFGGDRPTIVALGVLVVSTLIGTVTGSAPAAMLAGIIGIPAMIAVGIPKVTAAGTVLMGIAAGMPFELPVWQFFSSALDMPVHDVRHFMIQLFPFALFAAVMFVLIESRRKGVEHAWAFRTEAPRSKAARRRAELGDAPWYALLTPLVPLVLALGFDVAIIPSLLAGVLYALVTTTRPGEMNRRLLRTLYSGFEVAAAPMTLFVAIGILLAAVKLPGAIDALEPLVRAVTPENPVLFVVVFALLVPLCLYRGPLNVYGLGAGIAGVLIATGIYPAIAVLGITASYNQVFGVADPTSTQTVWAAQYAGVSPQQVMVRTLPYVWFVALGGFVVTAAVHL, from the coding sequence ATGGGCATCATCATCCTGATCATCATGGCGGCCGGTGTCGCCGCGATGCTCACCCGCAAGCTCCCCACCGCGTTCGCGCTCGTCCTGCTCGGTGTCGTCATCGCGCTCGTCTCGGGCGCGCCGCTCACCGGCAAGAACAGCGTCCTCGACACCGTGCTCCAGGAGGGCGCCCCGGCGCTCGCCGCGACGATGATCGCGATCCTGCTCGGTTCGTGGCTCGGCAAACTGCTCGACGAGACGGGCATCGCCGGGACCCTCGTCCGCAAGATCGTCGAGTTCGGCGGCGACCGGCCCACGATCGTCGCGCTCGGCGTCCTGGTCGTCTCGACGCTCATCGGCACGGTCACCGGGTCCGCGCCCGCCGCGATGCTCGCGGGCATCATCGGCATCCCCGCGATGATCGCGGTCGGCATCCCGAAGGTCACGGCGGCGGGAACGGTCCTCATGGGCATCGCCGCCGGGATGCCGTTCGAGCTGCCGGTGTGGCAGTTCTTCTCCAGCGCGCTCGACATGCCGGTGCACGACGTGCGCCACTTCATGATCCAGCTCTTCCCGTTCGCGCTCTTCGCGGCCGTGATGTTCGTGCTGATCGAGTCGCGGCGCAAGGGCGTCGAGCACGCGTGGGCCTTCCGCACCGAGGCGCCGCGCTCGAAGGCGGCGCGGCGGCGCGCCGAGCTGGGCGACGCGCCGTGGTACGCGCTGCTCACGCCGCTCGTCCCGCTCGTGCTCGCGCTGGGGTTCGACGTCGCGATCATCCCCTCGCTGCTCGCGGGGGTGCTGTACGCGCTCGTGACGACGACGCGGCCCGGCGAGATGAACCGCCGCCTGCTGCGCACGCTGTACAGCGGCTTCGAGGTCGCCGCCGCGCCGATGACGCTGTTCGTCGCGATCGGCATCCTGCTCGCCGCCGTCAAGCTGCCGGGCGCGATCGACGCGCTCGAACCGCTCGTGCGCGCGGTCACGCCGGAGAACCCGGTCCTGTTCGTCGTCGTCTTCGCGCTGCTCGTGCCGCTGTGCCTGTACCGGGGCCCGCTCAACGTGTACGGGCTCGGCGCGGGCATCGCGGGCGTGCTCATCGCGACGGGGATCTACCCGGCGATCGCGGTGCTCGGCATCACGGCCTCGTACAACCAGGTCTTCGGCGTCGCCGACCCGACGAGCACGCAGACGGTGTGGGCCGCGCAGTACGCGGGCGTGAGCCCGCAGCAGGTCATGGTCCGCACGCTGCCGTACGTGTGGTTCGTGGCCCTCGGGGGCTTCGTGGTGACGGCGGCGGTGCACCTGTGA
- a CDS encoding pyrimidine reductase family protein, which yields MRRLFPVTDPAPNATDADREWPLAELAALYAYPEPLPEAGVLRANMVTTLDGAAFHDGRSQGISGPGDMRVFGVLRALADVVVVGAGTARGERYRPAKAREAFAAARAERGQAPAAAIAVVSASLDLDFTLPLFTEPVVPTLVLTGAEAPAERVAAARKAGAEVVVAGSGRGAEPARLRAELAARGLRRQLAEGGPDLLGRLIAADTVDELCLTVSPFLTAGEASRIAHAPQALTTPARLRPASILAEDGFLFTRYVRDTAA from the coding sequence ATGCGACGCCTGTTCCCCGTGACCGACCCGGCACCGAACGCGACCGACGCCGACCGCGAGTGGCCGCTCGCCGAGCTGGCCGCGCTCTACGCGTACCCCGAGCCGCTGCCCGAGGCCGGTGTACTGCGCGCCAACATGGTCACGACGCTCGACGGGGCCGCCTTCCACGACGGGCGCTCGCAGGGCATCTCGGGGCCGGGCGACATGCGGGTCTTCGGGGTGCTGCGGGCGCTCGCGGACGTCGTGGTGGTCGGTGCCGGAACAGCGCGCGGCGAGCGGTACCGCCCGGCGAAGGCGCGGGAGGCGTTCGCGGCGGCGCGCGCGGAGCGGGGACAGGCACCGGCGGCGGCGATCGCCGTCGTCTCGGCCTCGCTCGACCTGGACTTCACCCTGCCCCTCTTCACCGAGCCCGTCGTCCCCACGCTCGTCCTCACCGGCGCGGAGGCCCCCGCCGAACGGGTCGCGGCGGCGCGCAAGGCGGGCGCGGAGGTCGTCGTCGCGGGGAGCGGCCGGGGCGCGGAACCCGCCCGCCTGCGCGCCGAGCTGGCCGCGCGCGGCCTGCGCCGCCAGCTCGCCGAGGGCGGCCCCGACCTGCTCGGCCGGCTCATCGCCGCCGACACGGTCGACGAGCTGTGCCTCACCGTCTCGCCGTTCCTCACGGCGGGCGAGGCGAGCCGTATCGCCCACGCGCCCCAGGCGCTCACGACCCCCGCCCGCCTGCGTCCCGCCTCGATCCTGGCGGAGGACGGCTTCCTCTTCACGCGGTACGTACGGGACACGGCGGCCTGA